CTTACGGGTATGGAAATGGTTCCGAACAATTGGAACTATTTGCTAAAAGGATCTCTGAATTGTTTTGGAATACTCTTAGAACTCCACTATCTCACTCCAAAGAGAACATATCACTTTCAGAAATTCCCCCTTCTGAACGAAAGCATGAAGTGGATTTCTTTCTAAAAATCCCGGAGCAAACTGGTGCTTCTGATTTGTTAAAAGGAACTTTAGATTTAATATTTCTTTCGGAAGGTAAATATTGGATCTTAGATTGGAAGTCCAACCTTCTCTCTTCCGATTTTGGAGAAGATCCTTATTCGGAAGCCCATTTGAAAGAGAAAATTCAAGAATCTTACTCGTTGCAAATGGCGATCTATTCCGTGGTTCTGGATGATTGGTTAAGATTCAAATATGGAAATGGATACGATCCTAAACTTTTAGGAGGAATGTATTTTGTATTCCTCAGAGGAACAGGTCCTAATAGGCCTGGGCGAGGGATTTTTTACCAAGATATAGATCCTGAATTTGTGAAAGTTTCTAAAGAAAAAATAAAAGAAACCTTAGATTTGAAAAATAGGATTTCGGCGGAAAAAGAATGAAAGAAGAATCCCTCGAAACAATTTTAGATCAAGAATATGCAGGATTTCTTACCAAGGAATTTTCACCTTATGCGAAAGGTATCCCACAAGATGTTCTATTTTCCTGGAATCTCCTATTGATCCAAGCATCTAAAACAGGAAATCTCGCTGTTCCATTCTCTGGAAAAGATTCAATTTCAGATATTTTATTTAAAAAAAGAGATAATTTATTATATTTTTCTAAAGTATTTAATCAATTAACGGATGTAGAGAAAGGTTTTGAAAACTTACTCAAAACCGGTACAGGGACTAAACCCGAAAAAGTGCAGGAAGTTTTAAAAGAACTCATTTCTTCCAATCCACTCTCTATCAAAAGAGGAAATAAAGAATATATTCTCTGCGGAGAAGGAGAACAAAAAGAAGCCTTAGAAAAAGCTCTTCAATATCAATTCTTAGTTCTAACCGGCGGACCAGGTACGGGAAAAACCACAGTAGTAGCGAATGTGATCCGTGGACTTTTACGTTTAGGTTATGACCTAAATCATATCGGACTTGCAGCACCTACAGGAAGAGCTGCCCAAAGATTAAAAGAATCCTTAGAAAATACCATTTCAAATCTTCGTACGAAAAATGCATTGGATGATTCCATCTCTGAGATCGCAACTTCTACATTACATAGGCTTTTAGAGTACAATCCTAGAAAAAGAAATTATAAATACGGCAAAAATTTTCCACTCCCCTATCGAGTCATCATCTTGGATGAGGTGTCCATGGTGGATCTACATATGATGTATAGATTGATGGAAGCATTACCATTCGGTTCGGAAAATTTCAGGTTTATACTTTTAGGTGATCCAAATCAGCTGCCTAGTGTGGAAGCAGGAGCAGTTTTATCGGATTTAGTAAGATCTTTAAAGAAACTAAATTCTGAAAACTTAATAGAATTAAAAACAAGCCACAGACAAGAGGAAGAATTTTCTTCCATCTCAAAAGCGGCTGAACTTTGTGTAAAAGATACTGTTTCTTTACAGGAATTCCGAGAGAATCTTCCTAAAGCACTAGAATTAGATTCTATTTTCCAGGGTTCGACAAAGGAAAATTTAAAGGGCTTTTATCAGATCCGATTAGATTATAAAAAAGAATGGAGAGAATTTTTAAAAAGAACTGCGGAAGATAAGATCCTTCCTATATTTTCTAAACTTCCTGATCCAAATTCTCCTCAGGAATTGAAAGAATATTTAAACAAAGACTTAAATCGATTTAAGATTCTTACAATTCTTAGGAATGGGATTTTCGGAAGTGAATTTATCAATAAAGAACTAACGGAACTTATCCTTCACCATAAAAAAGGAAATTTAGTACAGATCGGGAACAAAACTTATTTTTCCGGACTTCCTATACTAATCACAAAAAATGATAGAGTGAGAGGAGTTTATAATGGAGACACAGGTCTCGTTTTAGAAGTCCAAACTCCGAATGGAGGAAACGAACTCAGAGCTTTATTTTTTATTGAAGGAGAGATCCGAGATTTTGCATTGGATACTCTTCCTCCCCATGAACCTGCATTTGCGATCACAGTTCACAAATCCCAGGGTTCGGAATATGATTCCGTTTTTATTATTTATCCTCCGGATCCAGCTGATCTGAATACGGAAGAAGTTTCCTTGGAACTATTTAAGAAGGAAATCTTATATACTGCGATCACTAGAGCAAAACGATCTGCATTTTTGGTTTCGGAAGAAAAACTTTTAGAATATTCCCTCCGAAACCGCTTTGAAAGATTAACCGGTTTTAAATTGGGTTAAGGTTATTTATGATCGCGAGTATAAACTCCATCCCAAGAAGTTGGAGGTGGGGTTTTTTTATACTCATTACATCTCTCTACAAGTAACTGGACAGCTTTGTCCTCTTTACCTTTTGCCTTTTCGGATTCTTTGAATTTTTTAACGGCAGCATCCCATTTACGATCCAAGTATAGTGTTAAACCTTCTTCATATAAACCGATGATTTCTTTTTTAGCAGAAGCAACACCTTTCAATTCTGAGATCGCCTCGTATAAGATCACAGGTTCATTCTTACCTTTTACTCGAACTAAATCTAGTTTTCTGGTAAAAATAGAATCCTTAATTTCAGAATGAACTGAATCAGAAACCAAAATGGAAACTCCATAATCTTTACCGGCAGCTTCCAAACGAGCCGCTAGGTTTACTGTATCCCCCATCATAGTATAAGATGCGAGAGCGTCGGTTCCCATGAATCCGACTTTTGCAAGTCCGGTATTCAGACCGATCCGGATCTGCATATCCCTTGCATCTGGAATATATTTTTGGCCTTTTTTCCAACCGGATCGTAATTCTTCCAATTTGTCCAACATCTTAATGGAAGCACGAGTCGCTTTTAAACAATGCCCTTCTACATCCACAGGTGCGTTAAAAATTCCTACAATCGCATCCCCGATATACTTATCCAAAACTCCATCATGATCTTTTAAGATCAAAGTCATTGCGGAAAGATATTCGTTCAGAAGTTCGGATAATTCTACAGAACTTAACTTTTCACTAATATTAGAAAATCCTGCTACATCTGAGAAGAATGCTGTGACCCTTTTTTCAGTACCTCTTTTGAGAGCGGCAAGGTCTTTCATCGCCTCTCCGATCACAACTGGATCGATCATACTCCCTAAGATACCTTTGATCTTCTCTCTTTCCCTAAGACCGGTCACCATTTGATTCAGTGCTACTGAAAGATTCCCAAATTCGTCACTTCCACCCTGCTCGAATTCTACGTTTAGATTTCCTTTTCCAACTTGTTCCGCGTTTCGGATCAAACGTTTGATCTTAGTGACCACGAAACCTGAGATAAACACTGCTAAGAAAATAGAAAATCCGCAGATCCCTAATGCGGAAAGTACTGCTCTGTCTCTATTACGGCGAATGGATTCCAAACCTTCCGTTCTATCTACTACAGTTCGGATCACACCTGAAAAATTGGAAGCCAACACAACTGTAGGAAGATCTTCGGATGTTTCTGCAATTAAAGGTGTCGAGTCTAATTTCCAAAGGATCTGCTCTGCTTCCGTTCTACTGTTTCCTATAATCCCGTCCGGAAAGAGCGCTTTTAATTTTGCAGTGGGAGTTTCACTTTCTCCAGAATAGATCCATTCTCTGACGGAATTCCAACGTTTGTGGAAAGTTTCTTTTCCTTCTTCCGATTGAACAGATTTCCCGTAATCGGAACCATCCGGTCTGAATCTAAGTAAGATCTGATCTTCTAAAGCCGAATCTCTGATAGAGCCAAAAGATTCTACTTCAAGTTCTTCCTCTTCTTTAGGGGGATTGTTTCGAAGATAAGTTGCGTATAATAAATTTCTTTTACGGACTAATGCGGCATACTGCGTATATTGCTTCTTAAATTCTTTATCTTTAAATGGTGGGATCGGAGGTTTTTTTTCCTTCAATTCCTTAAGTCTGGTTTCTAAGATAGGAGGAATTTTAGAAAGTTCTGATAGAATTTCCTGTTCTTCTCTTAAATAATTGGTCCAGGCTCCGAATGTATTTCTTCTGGATTCTAAAAGTTTGGCTCTTTCAGTAGAAGCCGGATTTCTAAAATGAGGAGAATATAAAGCCTGCAATTCCAATCCATTTTGTTGGAAAGAAGTGGGACGGATCTCCCCTAAAACTCCAGCTCCTTCTAAAAGAGAACTGAGTGCGGACTTTAATCCTTCTTCCAAATTTTCTTCCATAGGAGCTTGGTTGAGAGAAGATTCTGAATCAAAAATTTTTGTATCTAATGTTGGTTCGGATGCTTCTCCTGGAATGATCCCGGAAACTGGAAATGTTTGGATCCTAAATCTGCCAGTATCCAATCCCAATTCTTTGATTTTTCTTTTTTTGGAATCTGCAAGAATAGAAACTATATGCTCATCTAAATCAGATCTGAGCTTTCGAGCGGAAAGTGATTTTTTACGAAGTTCTTCTTCGGCAGCTGAGATCTCTGTATGATCCGGCTTTTCTTGATTTTCTTTTAATTCGCCTAGACGTTTTCTGATCTGGCCGGCTTCTCTATCTGTGAATACGAATTTTTTAGCCATCGCTTGGAGACGTGCGAATTCTTTATCTCCAACTACTTCTTCTCCGCCTTGTTGTAACTGAAGTCGGATATTCTTTTCTAAAACTTGTATATCATCTTTGGAAAGATAGGCGGAATAATATGTATCCAAAGTTTTACGGACCGTATTTTTTCCTAAGGCACCGAATAGACTGGTCTTGATCCCGAAAAAGGAAACCTTCTTTTCCTGAACTACGGTCTTGGTAGTTTTATACTTTTTTAATGCTTCAGTCTGTTTGCTAACCCGGTCGCGAAATTCTTCGATCCGGATCAAACTTTGGGAAATATTATCCAATTCCAGAACAAGAGAAGAGATATATTTTCTGGAAATAGCGGCTTCCCTATCATAACTGTCTGTGAGGATCTCGGTCTGTTGCCTTACATAAATAAAGGAAAGGATTAGAATGGTCAGAACAATCAGACTCCCTGTGAACCAGGCGAGTTTTGCCCGTATTCCGGAATAAAATAATCTCGGAAGAACTAGAGTAAGATCTAGGATTTTTTGTCCGAAACCATGCTTGTCAGAAGTCTGTGTACCCATATAATAGTAACAGCACCAGTCCGAATTTTTTCTGGCAAGCCTATAAAATTTGGAAATTTATTTCCGAATGGATTAGAATAATTTCTCGTAACTAGCCGTTCTATAGTCTGCGGTCAGGTAGAAGGTATGGTCACAGGACGG
This region of Leptospira andrefontaineae genomic DNA includes:
- the recD gene encoding exodeoxyribonuclease V subunit alpha — protein: MKEESLETILDQEYAGFLTKEFSPYAKGIPQDVLFSWNLLLIQASKTGNLAVPFSGKDSISDILFKKRDNLLYFSKVFNQLTDVEKGFENLLKTGTGTKPEKVQEVLKELISSNPLSIKRGNKEYILCGEGEQKEALEKALQYQFLVLTGGPGTGKTTVVANVIRGLLRLGYDLNHIGLAAPTGRAAQRLKESLENTISNLRTKNALDDSISEIATSTLHRLLEYNPRKRNYKYGKNFPLPYRVIILDEVSMVDLHMMYRLMEALPFGSENFRFILLGDPNQLPSVEAGAVLSDLVRSLKKLNSENLIELKTSHRQEEEFSSISKAAELCVKDTVSLQEFRENLPKALELDSIFQGSTKENLKGFYQIRLDYKKEWREFLKRTAEDKILPIFSKLPDPNSPQELKEYLNKDLNRFKILTILRNGIFGSEFINKELTELILHHKKGNLVQIGNKTYFSGLPILITKNDRVRGVYNGDTGLVLEVQTPNGGNELRALFFIEGEIRDFALDTLPPHEPAFAITVHKSQGSEYDSVFIIYPPDPADLNTEEVSLELFKKEILYTAITRAKRSAFLVSEEKLLEYSLRNRFERLTGFKLG
- a CDS encoding adenylate/guanylate cyclase domain-containing protein gives rise to the protein MGTQTSDKHGFGQKILDLTLVLPRLFYSGIRAKLAWFTGSLIVLTILILSFIYVRQQTEILTDSYDREAAISRKYISSLVLELDNISQSLIRIEEFRDRVSKQTEALKKYKTTKTVVQEKKVSFFGIKTSLFGALGKNTVRKTLDTYYSAYLSKDDIQVLEKNIRLQLQQGGEEVVGDKEFARLQAMAKKFVFTDREAGQIRKRLGELKENQEKPDHTEISAAEEELRKKSLSARKLRSDLDEHIVSILADSKKRKIKELGLDTGRFRIQTFPVSGIIPGEASEPTLDTKIFDSESSLNQAPMEENLEEGLKSALSSLLEGAGVLGEIRPTSFQQNGLELQALYSPHFRNPASTERAKLLESRRNTFGAWTNYLREEQEILSELSKIPPILETRLKELKEKKPPIPPFKDKEFKKQYTQYAALVRKRNLLYATYLRNNPPKEEEELEVESFGSIRDSALEDQILLRFRPDGSDYGKSVQSEEGKETFHKRWNSVREWIYSGESETPTAKLKALFPDGIIGNSRTEAEQILWKLDSTPLIAETSEDLPTVVLASNFSGVIRTVVDRTEGLESIRRNRDRAVLSALGICGFSIFLAVFISGFVVTKIKRLIRNAEQVGKGNLNVEFEQGGSDEFGNLSVALNQMVTGLREREKIKGILGSMIDPVVIGEAMKDLAALKRGTEKRVTAFFSDVAGFSNISEKLSSVELSELLNEYLSAMTLILKDHDGVLDKYIGDAIVGIFNAPVDVEGHCLKATRASIKMLDKLEELRSGWKKGQKYIPDARDMQIRIGLNTGLAKVGFMGTDALASYTMMGDTVNLAARLEAAGKDYGVSILVSDSVHSEIKDSIFTRKLDLVRVKGKNEPVILYEAISELKGVASAKKEIIGLYEEGLTLYLDRKWDAAVKKFKESEKAKGKEDKAVQLLVERCNEYKKTPPPTSWDGVYTRDHK